A stretch of the Arachis stenosperma cultivar V10309 chromosome 6, arast.V10309.gnm1.PFL2, whole genome shotgun sequence genome encodes the following:
- the LOC130933291 gene encoding uncharacterized protein LOC130933291 isoform X1, whose translation MKDETGDGENDKLQDIKLWGVFLFGLIGATASRIALSRSQSSWKGGSGSSFRSAFQEEAWKRYNKRLREEYEQELERVERIKHMQSVFSRERNKYKRSYEQWRENGPGAYHQHFQRDDWYWKADASFRDQRTNYRDTPRESAYYSLSHHYSVLGLDRFRTTPYTDAEIKVAFRMKAKQYHPDQNQDNREAAEVKFKEVMCSYEAIQKERKNQNL comes from the exons ATGAAGGACGAAACAGGTGATGGAGAGAACGATAAATTGCAGGATATTAAGCTTTGGGGAGTTTTTCTCTTCGGTTTGATTGGCGCCACCGCTTCGAGAATCGCA CTGTCCCGGTCGCAATCATCGTGGAAAGGAGGGAGTGGCAGTTCTTTCCGATCAGCATTTCAAGAGGAAGCATGGAAGAGGTACAACAAACGGTTGCGAGAGGAGTACGAGCAGGAGCTGGAGAGGGTG GAACGAATAAAGCATATGCAGAGTGTGTTTAGCAGAGAAAGAAATAAGTATAAAAGAAGCTATGAGCAGTGGAGGGAAAATGGTCCTGGTGCATATCATCAACATTTCCAGAGAGATGATTGGTATTGGAAGGCCGACGCATCCTTCAGAGACCAGAGGACTAATTATCGAGATACTCCGAGGGAGAGTGCATATTATTCATTATCACATCACTACTCAGTTCTGGGTCTTGACAGGTTTAGAACAACACCATATACAGATGCCGAGATTAAG GTAGCATTTAGGATGAAGGCGAAGCAGTATCACCCTGATCAAAACCAGGATAATAGAG AAGCTGCTGAGGTTAAGTTCAAAGAAGTAATGTGTTCATATGAAGCCAttcaaaaagaaaggaagaaccAGAATCTGTAA
- the LOC130933291 gene encoding uncharacterized protein LOC130933291 isoform X2: MKDETGDGENDKLQDIKLWGVFLFGLIGATASRIALSRSQSSWKGGSGSSFRSAFQEEAWKRYNKRLREEYEQELERVERIKHMQSVFSRERNKYKRSYEQWRENGPGAYHQHFQRDDWYWKADASFRDQRTNYRDTPRESAYYSLSHHYSVLGLDRFRTTPYTDAEIKVAFRMKAKQYHPDQNQDNRVPS, from the exons ATGAAGGACGAAACAGGTGATGGAGAGAACGATAAATTGCAGGATATTAAGCTTTGGGGAGTTTTTCTCTTCGGTTTGATTGGCGCCACCGCTTCGAGAATCGCA CTGTCCCGGTCGCAATCATCGTGGAAAGGAGGGAGTGGCAGTTCTTTCCGATCAGCATTTCAAGAGGAAGCATGGAAGAGGTACAACAAACGGTTGCGAGAGGAGTACGAGCAGGAGCTGGAGAGGGTG GAACGAATAAAGCATATGCAGAGTGTGTTTAGCAGAGAAAGAAATAAGTATAAAAGAAGCTATGAGCAGTGGAGGGAAAATGGTCCTGGTGCATATCATCAACATTTCCAGAGAGATGATTGGTATTGGAAGGCCGACGCATCCTTCAGAGACCAGAGGACTAATTATCGAGATACTCCGAGGGAGAGTGCATATTATTCATTATCACATCACTACTCAGTTCTGGGTCTTGACAGGTTTAGAACAACACCATATACAGATGCCGAGATTAAG GTAGCATTTAGGATGAAGGCGAAGCAGTATCACCCTGATCAAAACCAGGATAATAGAG TGCCAAGTTAG
- the LOC130935720 gene encoding squalene monooxygenase SE1-like: protein MADPYVLGWILVSVLSVFALYSLVFAGGNRRRRASQENDAQRTGNVKTSVRECGSKNLDGNDADVIVVGAGVAGAALAYTLGKDGRRVLVVERDLSEPDRIVGELLQPGGYLKLIELGLEDCVEEIDAQRVFGYALFKDGKNTCLSYPLEKFQSDIAGRSFHNGRFIQRMREKAATLPNVRLLQGSVTSLIEEKGTIKGVQYKTKDGQELKVHAPLTVVCDGGFSNLRRCLCNPKVDIPSHFVGLILENCQLPYENHGHVILGDPSPILFYRISSTEVRCLVDVPGQKVPSIANGEMEKYLKTMVAPQIPAELHDAFLAAVEKGNIRSISNRSMPADPLPTPGAILMGDAFNMRHPLTGGGMTVALSDIVVLRNLLRPLSDLNDAPTLCKYLESFYTLRKPVASTINTLAGALYKVFSASPDQARKEMRQACFDYLSLGGLCSQGPISLLSGLNPRPLSLVAHFFAVAVYGVGRLIFPFPSPKKIWIGARLISSASGIIFPIIKAEGVRQMFFPATVPAYYRAPPAAR from the exons ATGGCGGATCCGTATGTCCTAGGCTGGATCCTTGTCTCTGTTCTCAGCGTCTTCGCGCTCTACAGCTTAGTTTTCGCCGGAGGAAACCGCCGCCGTCGTGCTTCGCAGGAGAACGATGCTCAGCGTACGGGGAACGTGAAAACTTCCGTCAGAGAATGTGGATCCAAGAACCTCGATGGCAACGATGCTGACGTTATCGTCGTCGGAGCTGGCGTTGCTGGCGCGGCTCTTGCTTACACACTCGGCAAG GATGGACGGCGAGTACTTGTAGTTGAAAGAGATTTGAGTGAGCCTGACAGAATTGTTGGAGAGTTGCTACAACCTGGCGGCTATCTCAAATTGATTGAGCTGGGACTTGAAG ATTGTGTGGAAGAAATTGATGCTCAGAGAGTGTTTGGTTATGCACTTTTCAAGGACGGAAAAAATACATGCCTCTCTTATCCCTTGGAAAAGTTTCAGTCAGATATCGCTGGTAGAAGCTTTCACAATGGCCGTTTTATTCAGAGGATGCGGGAAAAGGCTGCCACACTGCCCAA TGTCCGGTTGCTGCAAGGGTCAGTCACTTCCTTGATTGAAGAAAAGGGGACAATTAAAGGTGTTCAGTACAAGACCAAAGATGGTCAGGAGCTGAAAGTACATGCACCTCTTACCGTTGTTTGTGATGGCGGCTTCTCAAACTTGCGCCGTTGTCTTTGTAATCCTAAG GTTGATATTCCCTCTCACTTCGTTGGCTTAATTCTGGAGAATTGCCAACTTCCATATGAAAATCATGGTCACGTCATACTCGGAGACCCTTCCCCAATTCTGTTCTATCGCATAAGTAGTACAGAGGTTCGTTGTTTGGTTGATGTACCTGGGCAGAAAGTTCCTTCTATCGCAAATGGTGAAATGGAGAAGTATTTGAAGACAATGGTGGCTCCACAG ATCCCCGCTGAGCTCCATGATGCCTTTTTAGCTGCAGTTGAGAAAGGCAACATAAGGTCAATATCGAATAGAAGCATGCCAGCAGACCCCCTTCCTACCCCTGGAGCCATTTTGATGGGAGATGCCTTCAACATGAGGCATCCTCTAACAGGGGGTGGAATGACCGTGGCATTGTCAGACATTGTGGTGCTGAGAAATCTTCTCAGGCCCCTGAGTGACCTGAATGACGCACCCACACTCTGCAAATACCTTGAATCCTTTTACACCTTGAGAAAG CCTGTGGCATCAACCATAAATACATTAGCAGGTGCCTTGTACAAGGTCTTCTCTGCATCTCCAGATCAAGCAAGGAAGGAAATGCGCCAAGCTTGCTTTGATTATCTGAGCCTTGGAGGCCTATGTTCCCAGGGACCAATCTCATTACTCTCAGGACTAAACCCTCGTCCTTTGAGCTTGGTGGCTCATTTCTTTGCTGTTGCAGTGTATGGTGTTGGCCGCTTAATATTTCCCTTTCCCTCGCCCAAGAAGATATGGATTGGAGCTCGGTTAATCTCT AGTGCATCTGGAATCATCTTTCCTATAATTAAGGCAGAAGGAGTTCGCCAAATGTTCTTCCCTGCAACTGTTCCAGCTTATTACAGAGCTCCTCCTGCTGCAAGATAG
- the LOC130936623 gene encoding uncharacterized protein LOC130936623, producing the protein MDFGCSDASIWKEALSAYPSRIESLSLTKNKPNLLSLDQFYTKHLPSLLQQRNPNPFLTTTELSDLMRWKLTRGKWRPRLLEFVEALDDVVVRNVSEKAFLSLPDLKKAVSEICVLKGVGPATASAVLAAYAPQVAPFMSDEAMEAALGNSKDYTLKQYLIFADKLQNKAKELSSEGDTFTPSDVERALWSYAIGKSSTPQLIEDQKTNPKRNSKRKRKN; encoded by the exons ATGGATTTCGGTTGCTCCGACGCAAGCATATGGAAGGAAGCGCTTTCTGCATATCCATCTCGAATCGAATCTCTTTCCCTCACAAAGAACAAACCTAACTTGCTCTCTCTCGATCAGTTCTACACCAAACACCTCCCTTCTCTCCTTCAACAACGCAACCCTAACCCTTTCCTCACAACCACCGAGCTCTCCGATCTCATGCGCTGGAAGCTCACGCGCGGTAAATGGAG GCCGCGGTTGCTGGAGTTTGTTGAGGCACTTGACGACGTCGTTGTGAGGAACGTTTCTGAGAAGGCGTTTCTGAGTCTTCCTGATTTGAAGAAAGCCGTTTCTGAGATCTGCGTTTTGAAAGGAGTTGGTCCTGCTACTGCTTCTGCGGTTTTGGCTGCTTATGCTCCTCAGGTAGCACCATTCATGTCTGATGAG GCTATGGAGGCAGCTCTTGGAAACTCAAAGGATTATACACTGAAGCAGTATCTAATATTTGCAGATAAATTGCAGAACAAAGCAAAG GAACTAAGTTCAGAAGGGGATACCTTCACCCCATCAGATGTAGAAAGGGCTTTGTGGAGTTACGCTATAGGGAAGTCATCAACACCTCAATTGATTGAGGATCAAAAGACCAATCCAAAAAGGAACTCtaaaagaaagaggaaaaatTGA